CCGACCCGCCGCCAGAACCGCACAGCCCTCCCGTTGTTCTCCTGAAACGCGACCTCCCACTCTCCCGGATGCCGCGCCATCACCTCCCGCACGGCCCACAGCCCGACCCCGGCACGCCGCACACCCCGCACGACGAAAAAGCTGTTGAGCACGCGGGTGGGCCGGCTGAGCCCCCGCACGAAGACGAACCCGACGGGCCGGTCACTGAGGCTGATGAGATACGGCGCCCAGTCGACCGAATCGGAGAAGGCCGCCTCCAACCGCTCACTGCGGAAGGCCCCGTCGGGGTTGGGCACTCCCCCGACGAACTCTGACATGTCGTGCTTGAACATGAGCCAGAGACGCTCGATGGCGGGGCGGTCGGTGGGGGTCGCCGTTCGGAGATTCAGATCAGCGGTCATGTCTGAGCTTTACACGGCGAGCGTGACTGTCCGATAAGCGGTTCGTTACTCCGTACGACGTCGCGAACGTGTGGCCGAGAACGGAGGGGGCGATGGACGTGCAGAACTCATACAGCGAGGAACAACTCACATCAGCCGTAGCCGAGGCTCGCAACTGGACCGATCTCATGCGGAGGCTCGGACTGAGGACGAGTGGAGGACAGCGGCGGGTGCTGCAGGGGAAGGTTGCGGAGCACGGGCTCGACACCAGCCACTTCGTCAAGCGCAGCCCTTGGCGCAAGTACCCGGATGCCGCTATCGCCGAAGCTGCCGCCACGTCGTCCTCACTGCGCGAAGTGGCATGGAAGCTGGGGGCCACTCCGGCCACCGGCACCCTGTCTCACATTCGCCGCCGCATTCATGCCGCCGACATCGACATCAGCCACTTCCCGGGCATCAACCGACCCGATTTGGAACTGCCCTTCACCACTGAAGAACTCAGGGTGGCAGCAGCAGCGGCTACCAGCGTGCGCGGCGTTGCTCGCGCCCTCGGTGTACCGGACGACAGCCGGTCTCGTGCGACTCTGCACCGCATGATGCGCGCCCGGAGCATCAGCACGGAACACTTCTCACACCGACGTGTACCGATTCCCGAGGACAGACTCCGTGACCTCGTCCAGAACTCCACCAGTTACGCCGACGTGATGCGCGACCTCGGCCTGGACGTCAACGACACGAATCACCGACGGGTCCGGCGAGCGGCGGCTCGACTGGGCCTCGACACGAGCCACTTCACACGCCGGGCATGGGGGCGAGCGGACCGTCCGGCGCCTGCACCCACCGCCCACCGGGTACTCGTTGTACTCCCTGATCACGCCGGGCGAACCAACAGGATTCAGCTCCACCGTGCACTGACGGAGATCGGGGTGCCCTACGCATGTGAAACCTGCGGCAACACGGGCCAGTGGCTAGGGCAGCCGATCACCTTGCAGATCGATCACGTCAACGGCGAGTGGCGCGACAACCGTCGCGAGAATCTGCGATACCTCTGCCCCAACTGCCACGCTCTGACGGAGACGTGGTGCCGACAGAAAGAGAGAAGGCCGCTCGCGGGATAGCTGCGGGTCCCCGTACACTTGCAGGCGCGCGTCATCCTCCACGACGGGCGACCAGCGGCCTTGGCGGAACGGCAGACGCCTCGCGTTTAGGGCGCGATGGGAGCAATCCCGTGAGGGTTCGAATCCCTCAGGCCGCACACACCTTCACTTGCAAGGTCCGGCTTGCGACTTACGCAATCCGGACCTTGCCGGGAAGCACTCCTCAGCCCAGCAGTTCCCGCACCACCGGCACCAGCGCCCGAAACGCCTTCCCCCGGTGGCTGATCGCGTTCTTCTCGTCCGGCGACAGTTCGGCGCAGGTCCGGGTCTCGCCCTCCGGCTGGAGGATCGGGTCGTAGCCGAAGCCGTTCGTGCCGGTGGGTGTGTGGCGCAGGACGCCCTTGAGTTGGCCCTCCACCACCCTCTCCGTGCCGTCCGGCAACGCCAACGCCGCCGCGCAGGCGAAGTGGGCGCCGCGATGTTCGTCGGCGATGTCCGACAGTTGGGCCAACAGCAGTGTCAGGTTGGCCTTGTCGTCTCCGTGCGTGCCCGACCAGCGGGCCGAGAAGATGCCCGGGGCGCCGTTGAGGACGTCGACGCACAGGCCCGAGTCGTCGGCCACAGCGGGCAACCCCGTTGCCTGGGCCAGGGCGTGGGCCTTCAGGAGCGCGTTCTCCGCGAAGGTGACGCCGGTTTCCTTGACGTCGGGGATCTCGGGGTACGCGTCCGCGCCGACGAGGTCGAAGGGCAGACCTGCGTCGGCGAGGATCGCGTGGAGTTCGGTGATTTTGCCGGCGTTGCGGGTGGCGAGGATCAGGCGGGTCATGCCACCAGTATTCCGGGCCCGGCGCCCTGGTTCTTACGGTGTGCAGACCTTCGTCAACTCGCCGGCCGCGTCGGTGATGGGGCTCAGGTCCGGCGTCTCGTCGCCGTTCTTGACCGCCGTACGGACGTTGGTGACGGCCTCGCTGAGGTTGTCGACCGCCTGGTTGACGTCGGTGTTGTCGGTCTTGTCGCCGATCTCGTCGAGGTTCTGGTCGATGGAGGTGAGGGCCTCGTCGATCTGGGTCGGGTCGTTCGACGCGTTCTCCACGGCCTGCTGGAGGTCGGTGACGCTGTCGGCGACCGCCTCGGCGGTCTGGACGCAGTCCAGTGCCTTGCTGACGGCGTCGCAGCCGGTGGTGAGGCCGACCGTGAGTCCTACGGCGGCCACCGCGGCGGCGATGGTGATATGGCGACTACGGCGGCGTCGGCTCGCGGCCATGGATCTGTTCCTCCTTGTGGCAGGCCTCAGGAGGCCCCCGTTGACTGGCCGGGCGCCCTTTGTGCACAGCGGGCGCCCGTACTCCCGAAGACGCCGGGGCGGCCGGTCGGGTTGCGCGCGCCGGCCACCGTTCTTGGCGGTCCCTTTACCTTTCGAGGACCGTATCAAGCGCCTTGCTCTGCAGGACAGCGAGTTCCGAGCAGCCCGACACCGCGAGGTCGAGGAGGGAGTTGAGCTCGTCGCGGGCGAAGGGCTCGGCCTCGGCGGTGCCCTGGACCTCGACGAAGCGGCCGTCGCCGGTGCAGACGACGTTCATGTCGGTGTCGGCGCGCACGTCCTCCTCGTAGCAGAGGTCGAGGAGGGGTACTCCGCCGACGATGCCGACGGAGACGGCGCTCACGGTTCCCGTCAGCGGCTGGCGGCCGGCCTTGATCAGCTTCTTGCCCTGGGCCCAGGCGACGGCGTCGGCCAGAGCGACGTAGGCGCCGGTGATGGCTGCCGTGCGGGTGCCGCCGTCGGCCTGGAGGACGTCGCAGTCGAGGACGATGGTGTTCTCGCCGAGTGCCTTGTAGTCGATGACCGCGCGCAGGGAGCGGCCGATGAGGCGGCTGATCTCGTGTGTACGGCCGCCGATCTTGCCGCGGACGGACTCGCGGTCGCCGCGGGTGTTGGTGGCGCGGGGGAGCATGGAGTACTCGGCGGTGACCCAGCCCTCGCCGCTGCCCTTGCGCCAGCGGGGGACGCCTTCACTGAAGGTGGCGGTGCAGAAGACCTTCGTGTCGCCGAAGGAGACGAGGACGGAGCCCTCGGCGTGCTTGCTCCAGCCGCGTTCGATGGTGATCGGGCGGAGTTGTTCGGGGGTGCGGCCGTCGATTCGAGACATGGCGTTGAGCCTAGCCGGAGACGGGGATGCGGAAGGGACCCCTCCTGGGATGGGAGGGGCCCCTTGGGCCGGGACGATCTCCGGCCTCACATCATGTCTTCGATCTCCGCGGCGATCGGGTCGGCGTCGGTGCCGATGACGACCTGGATGGCGGTGCCCATCTTGACGACGCCGTGGGCGCCGGCGGCCTTGAGGGCGGCTTCGTCGACCTTGCCGGGGTCGACGACCTCGGTGCGGAGGCGGGTGATGCAGCCTTCGATCTCTTCGATGTTGTCGATACCGCCGAGTCCGGCGACGATCTTCTCTGCCTTGGTGGCCATGTCGGTCTCCTCACGCACAGTGGACCCAATCGTCCGTGACTGGTCTACACCACCTGGTGGGTGGTCGCCAACCCAGGAGCGGCGTCGGAGGCAGTCCTCCGGTTGCGGAATTGACGGGTTCCTTATAACGCCCTCATCGTGTACAACAGGTCTACACCACTGAGTGGTGTAGACCACCACCCGATGGAGGAGTGTTATGAGCACCGCCACCGCGCCCTCGGCGGCCCCCGCGAAGAAGTGGGGATCAGGCCTTTTCCAGGGCCTGCAGAAGGTCGGCCGCAGCCTGCAGCTGCCGATCGCCGTGCTGCCTGCGGCAGGTATCCTGCTGCGTCTCGGTCAGCCCGACGTATTCGGAAAGGACGGCCTCGGCTGGAACAAGGTCGCGGCCGTGTTCATGACCGCCGGCGACGCCGTCTTCTCCAACCTGCCGCTGCTGTTCTGCGTCGGTATCGCCATCGGCTTCGCCAAGAAGTCCGACGGCTCGACGGCGCTGGCGGCGCTGGTGGGCTTCCTCGTCTACAAGAACGTGCTGACCGCGTTCCCGATCGCCGACGCCAAGATCACCAAGGGTGCGGATGTCGCGGCCACCTACAACGACCCCAAGGTCCTCGGTGGCATCATCATGGGCCTCATAGCCGCCGTCACCTGGCAGCGCTTCCACCGCACCAAGCTCCCCGACTGGCTGGGCTTCTTCAACGGCCGCCGCCTGGTGCCGATCCTGATGGCGTTCATCGGCACCGCCGTCGGCGTCTTCTTCGGTCTGGTCTGGGAGCCCATCGGTGAGGTGATCACCAACTTCGGCGAGTGGATGACCGGTCTCGGAGCCGTCGGCGCGGCGATCTTCGGTGCCATCAACCGCGCGTTGCTCCCGGTCGGCATGCACCAGTTCGTCAACACGGTGGCCTGGCAGGAGATCGGCACCTTCAAGGACTCCTCCGGAGCCGTCTGGCACGGCGACCTGCCCCGCTTCTTCCACGGCGACCCGACCGCCGGCCAGTTCATGACCGGCTTCTTCCCGATCATGATGTTCGCGCTCCCGGCCGCCGCCCTGGCGATCACGCACACCGCCCGCCCCGAGCGTCGCAAGGCCGTCGGCGGCATGATGATGTCGCTTGCGCTGACCTCGTTCGTCACCGGCATCACCGAGCCGATCGAGTTCTCCTTCATGTTCATCGCACCCGTGCTGTACGTCATCCACGCGGTCCTGACCGCCGTGTCCATGGCCGTCACCTGGGCGCTGGGCGTGCACCACGGCTTCAGCTTCTCGGCCGGCGCGATCGACTACTTCCTCAACTGGAACCTGGCCACCAAGCCCTGGCTGATCATCCCCATCGGCCTGGTGTTCGCGGCGATCTACTACTCGGTCTTCCGCTTCGCCATCATCAAGTGGAACCTCCCCACCCCCGGCCGCGAGCCCGAGGAGGAGGTCGAGGACCTCACGAAGGCCTGACCACCGGCTGGAGCATGACGAAGGCCCCCGGAGTCCTGAACCTCTCCGGGGGCCTTCGTCATGCCGTAGGGGCTAGATGTCGTACGCCAGTCTCGGCGCCGCCAGTTCCACCGGGCCGTCGAAGACCGCGCGTGCGTCGGCGAGGTTGACCTGGGGGTCGGTCCACGGGGGGATGTGGGTGAGGACCAGGCGGCGGACTCCTGCGCGGGCCGCCGTCTCACCCGCCTCGCGGCCGTTGAGGTGCAGGTCGGGGATGTCTTCCTTGCCGTGCGTGAAGGCGGCCTCGCACAGGAACAGGTCGGTGTCGCGGGCGAGTTCGGTCAGGGCGGGGCTCAGACCGGTGTCGCCGGAGTACGTCAGGGACTTCCCGCCGTGCTCGACGCGGATGCCGTACGCCTCCACCGGGTGCGCCACTCGCTCCGTGTGGACCGTGAACGGGCCGATGTCGAAGGTGGACGGCTTGACCGTGTGGAAGTCGAAGACCTCGCTCATGGAGGAGGCGGTGGGGGTGTCGGCGTAGGCCGTGGTGAGGCGGTGTTCGGTGCCCTCGGGGCCGTAGACCGGGATGGGGTCGCAGCGGCCGCCGTCGTGGCGGTAGTAGCGTGCGACGAAGTACGCACACATGTCGATGCAGTGGTCGGCGTGCAGGTGGCTGAGGAAGATCGCGTCGAGGTCGTAGAGACCGCAGTGGCGCTGCAGCTCGCCAAGGGCACCGTTGCCCATGTCGAGAAGCAGCCGGAAGCCGTCGGCCTCGACGAGGTAGCTCGAGCAGGCCGATTCCGCGGACGGGAACGACCCCGAGCAGCCGACGACGGTGAGCTTCATAAAACAGAAACCTCCGCTGGCGGGAACTTTTCTGGGATGGAGACGGGGGTCGTGCGGTCCGTCGAGCGTAAGGCGCAAAACCTCCGGTCGCTCCTCCGCCAAGGGCTGTTGTGGGCGAACTCACCTGTGGTGTCACCGGTTCGGCTGGACCGAGGGCGTGCGGGGAGTGTGACCGCGCTTACGGCTTGCACAGAGGGCGCGCGGGCCTGATCGCGCGCCGGTAACGTCGTCCTCATGGACACGTCCTGGTGGCTCGCGCTCGCGGCGGTGGTACTGCTCGCGCTGGTCGCCACGCTCGTGGACGGCTGGGGCCGGGGGCGCAGGCCGAAGGGGCGCGCGGACCGGGTCGGCCGTCCCTCCGGACGAACCGTGGTCCGGCCGCGGCCCGCGGAGATCTGGTGGGCGAACGTGCCGTACGAGGACGGGCCCGGGGGCAAGGACCGGCCCTGTCTGGTGCTCGCGGTGCACGGGAAGCGGGTGACCGTCGCGAAGATCACCAGCAAGTACCACGACGAGCGGTCCGGGGTGATCCCGCTGCCGCCGGGTGCCGTCGGGGACACGCAGGGGCGCGCGAGTTTCCTGGAGACCGATGAGCTGCGGGCGGTGCCGGTGGGGGCCTTCCGGCGGAAGGTGGGGGTGGTGGACCCGGTCCTCTGGGACCAGGTCCGTCACCTGGCGACGTAGAACGTCACGCCCAGAGCTGACCCTGCAGGGTCTCGATCGCTTCCTCCGTCGTGGCCGCCGTGTAGACGCCCGTCGAGAGGTACTTCCAGCCGCCGTCGGCCACGACGAAGACGATGTCCGCGCTCTCGCCGGCCTTCACGGCCTTGGTGCCGACGCCGATCGCCGCGTGCAGGGCGGCGCCCGTGGAGACGCCCGCGAAGATGCCCTCCTGCTGGAGGAGCTCGCGGGTGCGGGTGACCGCGTCGGCGGAGCCGACCGAGAAGCGGGTGGTGAGGACGGAGGCGTCGTACAGCTCGGGTACGAAGCCCTCGTCGAGGTTGCGCAGGCCGTAGACGAGGTCGTCGTAGCGCGGTTCGGCTGCGACGATCTTCACGTCCGGCCTGTGCTCGCGCAGGTAGCGGCCGACGCCCATCAGGGTGCCGGTGGTGCCGAGGCCCGCGACGAAGTGGGTGACCGAGGGGAGGTCGGCGAGGATCTCCGGGCCGGTGGTCGCGTAGTGGGCGCCCGCGTTGTCGGGGTTGCCGTACTGATAGAGCATCACCCAGTCGGGGTGCTCGGCGGACAGCTCCTTGGCGACCCGTACGGCAGTGTTGGAGCCGCCCGCGGCGGGGGACGAGATGATCTCGGCGCCCCACATGGCGAGCAGGTCCCGGCGCTCCTGTGAGGTGTTCTCGGGCATCACGCACACGATCCGGTAGCCCTTGAGCTTGGCGGCCATCGCGAGGGAGATGCCGGTGTTGCCGGAGGTGGGTTCGAGGATGGTGCAGCCGGGCGTGAGGCGGCCGTCCTTCTCCGCCTGCTCGATCATGTGCAGGGCCGGGCGGTCCTTGACCGAGCCGGTCGGGTTGCGGTCCTCGAGCTTCGCCCAGATGCGGACGTCGGCGGACGGCGAGAGCCGCGGCAGGCGCACCAGAGGGGTGTTGCCCACCGCGGCCAGCGGGGAGTCGTAACGCATCGACGATCAGGCCATGCCGCCGGCCACGGCCGGCAGGATCGTGACGTTGTCGCCGTCGGTGAGCTTGGTGTTGATGCCGTCGAGGAAGCGGACGTCCTCGTCGTTCAGGTAGACGTTGACGAAGCGGCGCAGCTCCCCGCCGTCCACGATCCGGGCCTGGACGCCCGCATGCCGGGTCTCGAGGTCGGCGAAGAGCTCGGCGAGGGTGTTCCCGTTGCCCTCCACCGCCTTCTGGCCGTCGGTGTAGGTGCGGAGGATGGTCGGGATGCGGACCTCGATGGCCATGGCTCAGGGCTCCTGTCGGATGGTGTCGGGTCGGTGGGCGCGCGGCAGCGCTGGTACAGCAGGTCGTGCGTGTGTGGAGCTCCCCCACGCTCGGCTTCGCTCGCGCGGGTGGTGCCCCCACCGCCCCACGGCCGTACGGCGGCAGAGGCAGCGTCAACAGATGGCGCTGGCGAGCCTGCACAGGTCGACGTGCAGCCGCGCCACGAGCAGGCTGCCCGGCGTCTTCTCGCTCACGTCGTAAGAAACCATGGGGTCATCGTATCGATTCCCGGTCCGGATCCCGGAGTGTGATCCCACCATGTGGACGAAATGGGGCCGCTGGCTGAGATACGGCAGCTCAGGCGGACTGCCTGCGGACCAGTCCGGTCGGTACGACCACCGAGGACGGCCTCGCGTACGACCCTGCGGGTCACTACACCTGGTACGCCGCGACGATCTCCACCTCCTCCTCGGTGACCTCGCCGTCGACGATCCGGTAGGAGCGGAACTGGAAGTCGCCGAGGCCGTCGGTGTCCGCCGTCGAGACCAGGACGTAGTGGGCGCCGGGTTCGTTGGCGTAGGAGATGTCCGTGCGGGACGGGTAGGCCTCGGTCGCGGTGTGGGAGTGGTAGATGACCACCGGCTCCTCGTCGCGGTCGTCCATCTCGCGGTAGAGCTTGAGCAGGTCGCCGGAGTCGAACTCGTAGAACGTGGGTGACATGGCCGCGTTCAGCATCGGGATGAACCGCTCGGGCCGGTCCGATCCGGCCGGCCCCGCGACGACTCCGCACGCCTCGTCGGGGTGGTCCTTGCGCGCGTGCGCGACGATCTGGTCGACGAGGGCCTGGGTGATGGTCAGCATGTCGGAAAGGATAAGCAGTGGGCCGCTCCGTACCGAGGATCGGTACGGAGCGGCCCACATGCCGGACGTGTGCGGGGCTTCCTAGCCCGCGGTCTTCTCGAACTCCGGCTCGCGCCGGTCCGCGATCTCCGGGTTGCGGGTCTTCAGTACGGCCCAGCCGATCCCCAGCGCGGCGGCCCATCCGGCCATCACGTACAGGCAGACGCGGGAGTCGGCGTCGTACGCGATCAGGCAGGTCACGAAGAGCAGGAACACGATGGCGATCCAGCTGCCGACCGAGCCGCCCGGTGCCGGGAAGGAGGAGGCGGGCAGCCGGCCGGCCACGACCTCGCGGCGGTAGCGCACATGGCTGACCAGGATCATCAGCCACGTCCAGATGCCCGCCGCGGTCGCGACCGAGACGACGTATCCGAAGGCCTTCTCCGGCACGACGTAGTTCAGCACCACGCCGATGCCCATGAAGAGCACGGAGACCGTGATGGCCAGGGCCGGCGTCCGCGTCGCGGAGAGCTTGTTGAAGGCCTGCGGTGCCTCGCCGCTGTCGGCCAGGGTGCGCAGCATGCGGCCCGTGGAGTACATGCCGGAGTTGCAGGAGGACAGCGCCGCGGTGAGGACGACGAAGTTCACGATGCCGGCGCCCGCGGGGATGCCGATCACGGCGAAGGCCTTGACGAAGGGGCTGACGCCGGCCGCGAACTCGGTCCACTTCACGACGCACAGGATGACGGTGAGGGCACCGACGTAGAAGAGACCGATGCGCCAGGGCAGGGTGTTGATCGCCTTGGGGAGGGTCTTCTCGGGGTTCTCGGACTCACCGGCGGTCACCCCGACCAGTTCGACGGCGAGGTAGGCGAACATCACGCCTTGCAGGGTCATCAGGGACGAGCCGATGCCCTTGGGGAAGAAGCCGTCGAAGGCCCAGAGGTTGGAGACCGCGGCGGTGTCGCCGGCCGCGCTGAAGCCGAAGGTGAGGACACCGAGGCCGATCACGATCATGCCGATGAGGGCGGTGACCTTGATCATCGAGAACCAGAACTCGATCTCGCCGAAAAGCTTCACCGAGATCAGGTTCGCGACGAACAGGACGACCAGGAAGACCAGGGCCGTCGTCCACTGGGGGATGGCCGGGAACCAGTAGTTGACGTAGATCGCGGCGGCGGTGAGTTCCGCCATACCGGTGACGACCCACAGCAGCCAGTAGGTCCAGCCGGTGAAGTAGCCGAAGAACGGGCCGAGGAATTCGCGGGAGTACTCGGCGAAGGAACCGGAGACCGGGCGGTAGAGCAGCAGCTCGCCGAGTGCCCGCATGATGAAGAAGATGATCACGCCGGCGACGGCGTACATCAGGATGAGGCTCGGACCGGCCTTGGCGATGTTCGCCCCGGCGTTGAGGAAGAGGCCGACGCCGATGGCGCCGCCGATCGCGATCATCTGGACCTGACGGCTGCCGAGTCCGCGCTCGTACCCCTCTTCCGACTCCTTCGGGGCCTTTTCCGAGCCTGGGCCCGTGCCGGTGTCGACCTGAGCGGAGGTCATATGTGGTGCGCCTTTCTCCATACCGAACCGGGCCTCTCGTCGGCCTCGGATCGGGTTTCGATCCCCCCGGATTGATGGAGTGGTGCCTGGCCGACGGTCGTCGGCTCGGTGGCGCACCCGGACGAACATACGGGTGGTGTTCGCCGGGCGGTCGTGAAGATTTATCACGGCCGCGACGTTGATCACCTGCGCGACATATGGCACAGGTCACAGGAAGAAGGGGACAAACGGCGCCCGGGACACGCGAAAGCCGTCAGCGCGGTGACGTGATCGTTATCCGGATTTGAGCGTCCTCTGAGCGAACACATCGCCCTCAAGGACGGGCACGAAACCGTCACATCTCACGGCATAAGGGTGGTCACGAGGGTCTCCTGGAGACCGCCCAGCCACAGATACGCCATCACCATCGGCTTGCGGGGGTCCTCGTCCGGCAGCCGGTAGAGGAGGTCGGTGTCCTCCTCGTCGGTGATGTCGAGGCGGGAGCCGATCGCGAGCCGCAGGTCGTTGAGGGCGCCGAGCCACTGCTGGGACTCACCGGTCGACAGCTTGAGGACCGCCCCGCCCTCGCCCGCGGAGTTCAGCGCGTCCAGGGAGCGGACCACCGCGAGGGCGTTCTCGCGCTTGCCGGTCCGCAGGTCGTTCTCGGTGTAGCGGCGGAACTCCGAGGAGTACGCCCGCTGCTCCTCGGCCTCCTTGGCCTGGGGGTTGCCCTCGGGGTCGCTGTAGGCGTCCGGGAACAGGCGCCTGAGCACCGGGTCGGACGGCGGCTCACTCGGGCCGTCCGCGAACAGCTCGGCGAGGGGGTCGTCGGGGGCGTCCTCGGCGGGGCCCGGGCCGATGAGTTCCAGGAGCTGGACGGCCAGCGACCGGATGATGGAGATCTCGACGTCGTCGAGGGCGACGGCCGCGCCGCCGCCGGGGAGCGGTTCGAAGGTTCCTGGCATGGAAGGTGTCCTCTGGATCAGGTTGGCAGTAGCGCCGAGTGCGTCTTGGCCTACCCGAGCGGGGTCATGGGGGAGCGACGACAACGCGGCTGGGGTCCCCCCTCTGGGGCAGTGCGTGCCGGACCCGCGACGCCGAGCTGATCCAGAGGAGGCCTGCCAAGGGGTTGCCGCTACTTCCGGTCCTGCGGGCGGGGGCGGGTCATTTCCGGTCCTGCTGGAGCGTGGCCCACAGACCGTAGCCGTGCATGGCCTGCACATCGCGCTCCATCTCCTCGCGGGATCCGCTGGAGACGACCGCCCGGCCCTTGTGGTGGACGTCGAGCATCAGCTTCGTGGCCTTGTCCTTCGAGTAGCCGAAGTACGTCTGGAAGACGTAGGTCACGTAGCTCATGAGGTTGACCGGGTCGTTGTGGACGATCGTGACCCAGGGGACGTCCGGCTCGGGGACGGCGAAGACCTCTTCCGCCGACTCGGTGCGTTCGATCTCTACGGGAGCGGGTGACGTCACACGGCCCATGCTGCCACGCACAGCATAAATCGTCACACTGACGCGAATGGGGGTACCATCCTCGCCATGCCGCATACACCGGGGGACAACCCCCGGACCCCCGGCCGGCCTGGGGGCGCCCTTGAAAGTCATAGCTAGGAGAACTGTCGTGGATGTAGCGGACCTTGGGCTGCCGGTGGATGTTCCCTCGACGGCGCTCTTCACGGACCAGTACGAGCTGACGATGCTGCAGGCCGCGCTGAAGGCGGGTACCGCCGAGCGGCGCAGCGTCTTCGAGGTCTTCACCCGGCGGCTGCCGGAGGGGCGGCGCTACGGCGTCGTCGCGGGCACCGGCCGGGTGCTGGACGCGGTGGAGAACTTCCGTTTCGACGCGGACGTCCTCGGTTTTCTGCGGGAGCGGAACATCGTGGACGAGGAGACCCTGGAGTGGCTCGCCTCCTATCGCTTCGGCGGCGACATCTGGGGCTACCCGGAGGGCGAGGTGTACTTCCCGGGCTCGCCGATCATGCGGGTGGAGGGCTCCTTCGCCGAGTGCGTGCTCCTGGAGACCGTGATCCTGTCGATCCTCAACCACGACTCCGCGATAGCCGCGGCCGCCTCCCGGATGTCCTCGGCCGCGGGCGACCGGCCGCTGATCGAGATGGGTGCCCGCCGCACCCACGAGTTGTCCGCCGTGGCCGCCTCCCGGGCCGCCTACGTCGGCGGCTTCGCGACCACCTCCGACCTCGCGGCCGGCTTCCGCTACGGCATCCCCACGGTGGGCACCTCCGCCCACGCCTTCACGCTGCTGCACGACCACGAGCGGGACGCCTTCCAGGCCCAGGTGGACTCGCTGGGCCGGGGCACCACCCTGCTCGTCGACACGTACGACGTCACCGAGGCCGTCCGTACGGCCGTCGAGGTCGCCGGACCAGAGCTGGGTGCCGTGCGCATCGACTCCGGCGACCTGCTCCTCGTCGCGCACCGGGTGCGGCAGCAGCTGGACGAGCTGGGCGCGACGAGCACACGGATCATCGTCACCTCCGACCTCGACGAGTACGCCATCGCCTCGCTGGCCGTGGCCCCGGTGGACGCGTACGGCGTGGGCACCCAGCTGGTGACGGGGTCGGGACATCCGACCGCCTCGATGGTCTACAAGCTGGTCGCGCGCGCCGAGTCGGACGATCCCAAGGCGCCGCT
This portion of the Streptomyces canus genome encodes:
- a CDS encoding M67 family metallopeptidase, whose translation is MLTITQALVDQIVAHARKDHPDEACGVVAGPAGSDRPERFIPMLNAAMSPTFYEFDSGDLLKLYREMDDRDEEPVVIYHSHTATEAYPSRTDISYANEPGAHYVLVSTADTDGLGDFQFRSYRIVDGEVTEEEVEIVAAYQV
- the clpS gene encoding ATP-dependent Clp protease adapter ClpS codes for the protein MGRVTSPAPVEIERTESAEEVFAVPEPDVPWVTIVHNDPVNLMSYVTYVFQTYFGYSKDKATKLMLDVHHKGRAVVSSGSREEMERDVQAMHGYGLWATLQQDRK
- a CDS encoding amino acid permease; this translates as MTSAQVDTGTGPGSEKAPKESEEGYERGLGSRQVQMIAIGGAIGVGLFLNAGANIAKAGPSLILMYAVAGVIIFFIMRALGELLLYRPVSGSFAEYSREFLGPFFGYFTGWTYWLLWVVTGMAELTAAAIYVNYWFPAIPQWTTALVFLVVLFVANLISVKLFGEIEFWFSMIKVTALIGMIVIGLGVLTFGFSAAGDTAAVSNLWAFDGFFPKGIGSSLMTLQGVMFAYLAVELVGVTAGESENPEKTLPKAINTLPWRIGLFYVGALTVILCVVKWTEFAAGVSPFVKAFAVIGIPAGAGIVNFVVLTAALSSCNSGMYSTGRMLRTLADSGEAPQAFNKLSATRTPALAITVSVLFMGIGVVLNYVVPEKAFGYVVSVATAAGIWTWLMILVSHVRYRREVVAGRLPASSFPAPGGSVGSWIAIVFLLFVTCLIAYDADSRVCLYVMAGWAAALGIGWAVLKTRNPEIADRREPEFEKTAG
- a CDS encoding DUF2017 domain-containing protein, translated to MPGTFEPLPGGGAAVALDDVEISIIRSLAVQLLELIGPGPAEDAPDDPLAELFADGPSEPPSDPVLRRLFPDAYSDPEGNPQAKEAEEQRAYSSEFRRYTENDLRTGKRENALAVVRSLDALNSAGEGGAVLKLSTGESQQWLGALNDLRLAIGSRLDITDEEDTDLLYRLPDEDPRKPMVMAYLWLGGLQETLVTTLMP
- a CDS encoding nicotinate phosphoribosyltransferase — its product is MDVADLGLPVDVPSTALFTDQYELTMLQAALKAGTAERRSVFEVFTRRLPEGRRYGVVAGTGRVLDAVENFRFDADVLGFLRERNIVDEETLEWLASYRFGGDIWGYPEGEVYFPGSPIMRVEGSFAECVLLETVILSILNHDSAIAAAASRMSSAAGDRPLIEMGARRTHELSAVAASRAAYVGGFATTSDLAAGFRYGIPTVGTSAHAFTLLHDHERDAFQAQVDSLGRGTTLLVDTYDVTEAVRTAVEVAGPELGAVRIDSGDLLLVAHRVRQQLDELGATSTRIIVTSDLDEYAIASLAVAPVDAYGVGTQLVTGSGHPTASMVYKLVARAESDDPKAPLIPVAKKSSGGKSSVGGRKWAARRLDADGVAEAEVVGTGAVPPALADRQLLVELVKGGEVVAREPLDVVRDRHAAARANLPLSATQLSRGEPVLPTEYVQGRSGS